In Desulfonatronovibrio hydrogenovorans DSM 9292, a single genomic region encodes these proteins:
- a CDS encoding ATP-binding protein yields the protein MHQPDESLYQDHICILEEAEKGFQIGIIGTGVGFGSILELVSKPELEEFFPRLNLIALALAKSDDPKKVKRAQSMGARIYNDYNDMLARHPEINLVIELSDQLQLIKKLRQSLPSRISIIDHTGATFLCGMLIMAEVSDKCRINLFQQQAIFSALFDQIQDDILLLDIRGKVLDANQSVIRKLEKSKPDIVGSFCWEVFSDMMPASGCDLDTPDCPFRKTLSQKKPAESLQTWVDKHGRAHYYRIYTYPVFNEQGVLTKVVEMRRDITLRTEMEKRLQQSEKLAAVGELSTYIAHEIRNPLFAIGGFANSLLRKGELDEPSREKIKIILQESKRLDNILKNIINFSRPTQSEELDVNVNKVIMDIMQLFRMSCEEQSIKTEMELTPDLALAKGDPELIKQCLINLIKNSIEAMPDGGTLTMSTSMDQNFIVVRVKDTGQGIPKDIREKIFNPFFSTKKGAGAGLGLAMTKKIVEDMGGRLDLFTQEGRGTTVALHLPPSLAVEGGRT from the coding sequence ATGCATCAACCCGATGAAAGCCTTTATCAGGACCATATATGCATCCTGGAAGAAGCGGAAAAGGGCTTCCAGATCGGAATAATCGGCACTGGAGTAGGTTTTGGCTCCATCCTGGAACTGGTGAGCAAGCCTGAGCTTGAAGAATTTTTTCCCAGACTGAACCTGATCGCCCTGGCCCTGGCCAAAAGCGATGACCCCAAAAAAGTTAAACGGGCCCAGTCCATGGGGGCCAGAATCTACAATGATTATAATGATATGCTGGCCAGACACCCGGAAATTAACCTGGTTATAGAGCTTTCCGATCAGCTCCAGCTCATAAAAAAGCTCAGGCAGAGCCTTCCCTCCCGTATCTCCATCATTGATCACACCGGGGCCACTTTCCTCTGCGGGATGCTCATCATGGCTGAAGTCAGCGACAAATGCCGGATCAACCTTTTCCAGCAGCAGGCCATATTTTCAGCTTTATTCGACCAGATCCAGGACGACATCCTGCTCCTGGACATCAGGGGGAAGGTACTGGATGCCAATCAGAGTGTTATCAGAAAACTGGAGAAATCCAAGCCGGACATAGTCGGCAGTTTCTGCTGGGAAGTCTTTTCAGACATGATGCCTGCCTCAGGATGCGACCTGGACACTCCGGACTGTCCTTTCCGAAAAACCCTCAGTCAAAAAAAGCCGGCTGAATCCCTGCAGACCTGGGTGGATAAGCATGGAAGGGCTCATTACTACCGGATCTACACTTACCCGGTCTTTAACGAGCAGGGAGTCCTGACCAAGGTGGTGGAGATGCGCAGGGACATTACCCTGAGGACGGAAATGGAGAAAAGACTTCAGCAGTCGGAAAAACTCGCTGCTGTTGGCGAACTTTCCACCTACATCGCCCATGAGATCCGCAATCCCCTGTTTGCCATTGGAGGCTTTGCCAATTCCCTCCTCAGAAAAGGGGAACTGGACGAACCATCCCGGGAAAAAATCAAGATCATTCTCCAGGAATCCAAGAGACTGGACAATATCCTCAAAAACATCATCAATTTCTCCAGGCCCACCCAGTCTGAAGAGCTCGACGTCAATGTGAACAAGGTTATCATGGACATTATGCAGCTTTTCAGAATGAGCTGTGAAGAACAGAGCATCAAGACGGAAATGGAGCTGACCCCTGATCTGGCCCTGGCCAAGGGAGATCCCGAGCTTATCAAGCAGTGCCTCATAAACCTCATCAAGAACTCCATAGAGGCCATGCCCGACGGCGGAACCCTGACCATGTCCACCAGCATGGACCAGAATTTCATCGTGGTCCGGGTCAAGGATACCGGCCAGGGCATCCCCAAGGATATCCGGGAAAAAATATTCAATCCTTTTTTTTCCACCAAAAAAGGAGCTGGAGCAGGCCTTGGACTGGCCATGACCAAAAAAATAGTTGAAGATATGGGAGGCCGGCTCGATCTTTTCACCCAGGAAGGAAGGGGAACCACTGTGGCTTTGCATCTGCCCCCGTCTCTGGCTGTTGAGGGCGGCAGAACATGA
- a CDS encoding sensor histidine kinase, with product MTRKTVIAVSLLVLVSSAIFLMAYRANRELQDMVTTQFNNQQLTLARKIAQDIRSHFEFLETALATYSTHVDTPGIRARSEHHFQILKDWQVLALGVLHQSDPQAPFISSPDLKSLEEIGLTFPWAEFNQYLESDRLHPFFYSRTIRPASGPFEQSFIKVIATHRHPALTAPVHAGQMEHPGARISFFIVDATAVAGRYARGVISGKTGYPWVLDENGYFLYHVESDFQGQDSTTIRQERNPDISYERINTLTTEKLLKGLEGTDWYISGWHWDVIREMKKLLAFSPVSLPLSPARDAEQLFWSVGLAAPESEVYGMIQPIVIRQWAVAGLFSFFVASVLLALYLLSLRWSSVLALKVEEKTRHLLQSQDLLRREKDKVEQGMAELVKTQQKLVQSERFAAIGEAAAHLSHEIKNPLILMSGFAAQVMRTLPQDDPNREKLRIISDEAKRLEKMLNQVRDFTRPQQLKKKTGDINQLIRETVRLVSTELDSLKIECRLNLSPDVPPMDFDQHQMKQVFLNLLKNAWEAMPGGGWITITTSVERSRVLVCIEDTGVGISKDKLKKIFSPFFTTKDKGTGLGLAVIYRIIHDHNGDIRVDSRLNTGSTFTLYLPVSTDKMRSTPA from the coding sequence ATGACCAGAAAAACAGTCATTGCTGTATCTTTGCTGGTGCTTGTTTCATCAGCCATATTTCTCATGGCCTACCGGGCCAATCGCGAACTCCAGGACATGGTCACGACCCAGTTCAACAACCAGCAGCTGACCCTGGCCAGAAAAATAGCCCAGGACATCCGGTCCCACTTTGAATTCCTTGAAACCGCACTGGCCACCTACTCCACCCATGTTGACACCCCGGGTATCCGGGCAAGATCAGAACACCACTTTCAGATTCTCAAGGACTGGCAGGTCCTGGCCCTGGGGGTACTGCACCAGTCAGACCCGCAGGCCCCGTTCATCTCCAGCCCGGATCTGAAATCCCTGGAAGAGATCGGCCTGACCTTTCCCTGGGCTGAATTCAACCAGTATCTGGAGTCTGACAGGCTGCATCCTTTTTTCTACAGCCGGACCATAAGACCGGCTTCCGGTCCCTTTGAGCAATCCTTTATCAAAGTCATTGCCACTCACAGGCATCCGGCCCTGACCGCCCCGGTCCATGCCGGACAGATGGAACACCCCGGGGCCAGGATCAGCTTTTTTATAGTGGATGCCACAGCTGTTGCCGGACGCTATGCCCGGGGAGTGATATCCGGAAAAACCGGCTATCCCTGGGTCCTGGATGAAAACGGATACTTTCTGTACCATGTGGAAAGCGACTTCCAGGGGCAGGATTCAACAACCATCCGCCAGGAAAGAAATCCGGACATATCCTATGAAAGAATCAACACCCTGACCACGGAAAAGCTGCTCAAAGGCCTGGAGGGAACCGACTGGTATATTTCCGGATGGCACTGGGATGTGATCAGAGAAATGAAAAAGCTTCTGGCCTTCAGCCCGGTCAGTCTGCCCCTGTCCCCGGCCCGGGACGCTGAACAGCTATTCTGGTCCGTGGGACTGGCAGCCCCGGAAAGCGAGGTTTACGGAATGATCCAGCCCATTGTCATCCGGCAGTGGGCGGTTGCCGGGCTTTTTTCCTTTTTTGTGGCCTCGGTCCTGCTGGCCCTTTACCTGTTATCCCTTCGCTGGAGCAGTGTGCTGGCCCTGAAAGTTGAAGAAAAGACCCGCCACCTTCTCCAGTCTCAGGATCTGTTGCGCAGGGAAAAGGACAAAGTCGAGCAGGGCATGGCAGAACTGGTCAAGACTCAGCAAAAGCTGGTCCAGTCTGAGCGTTTTGCTGCCATAGGTGAGGCTGCAGCCCATCTTTCCCATGAGATCAAAAACCCTCTCATCCTTATGTCCGGCTTTGCTGCCCAGGTGATGCGCACCCTGCCTCAGGATGACCCCAACCGGGAAAAACTGAGGATCATTTCCGACGAGGCCAAGCGTCTGGAAAAGATGCTCAACCAGGTCAGGGACTTTACCAGGCCCCAGCAGCTCAAGAAAAAAACCGGAGACATTAACCAGCTCATCCGGGAAACCGTCAGGCTGGTCAGTACTGAACTGGACAGTCTGAAAATAGAGTGCAGGCTCAATCTGTCCCCGGACGTTCCGCCCATGGACTTTGATCAGCATCAGATGAAACAGGTCTTCCTGAATCTGCTCAAAAATGCCTGGGAGGCAATGCCTGGAGGAGGCTGGATTACCATCACCACCTCTGTAGAGCGCAGCAGGGTCTTGGTCTGCATTGAAGACACCGGAGTAGGGATTTCAAAGGACAAGCTCAAGAAAATATTCAGCCCGTTCTTCACCACCAAGGACAAGGGAACCGGCCTGGGCCTGGCTGTGATCTACAGGATCATTCACGACCACAACGGGGATATCCGGGTTGACAGCAGGCTCAATACAGGTTCCACCTTTACCCTTTACCTGCCGGTCTCGACTGATAAAATGCGGTCCACCCCAGCCTAG
- a CDS encoding DUF1844 domain-containing protein encodes MSDENEKIKVTDRRIKFDDEGPGTGEKAAPQEGQARKMERKKAAEDYKRASAREDTPLPRVDFATFVLSLSSSVLMHLGEIADHETGENRVNLPMAKHTIDILAMLEEKTRGNLSPEEERMLKDFLFEVRMKYVQKAS; translated from the coding sequence ATGAGCGATGAAAATGAAAAGATAAAAGTTACTGACCGAAGGATAAAGTTTGACGATGAAGGTCCCGGGACCGGGGAAAAAGCCGCCCCCCAGGAGGGACAGGCCAGAAAGATGGAGCGCAAAAAAGCTGCTGAAGATTACAAAAGGGCTTCAGCCAGAGAGGATACTCCCCTGCCCAGGGTGGATTTTGCCACGTTTGTCCTTTCACTCAGCTCTTCAGTGCTGATGCATCTAGGGGAAATCGCTGATCATGAAACCGGAGAGAACCGGGTCAACCTGCCCATGGCCAAGCACACCATCGATATCCTGGCCATGCTGGAGGAAAAGACCAGGGGTAATCTCAGCCCGGAAGAGGAGAGGATGCTTAAGGATTTTCTTTTCGAGGTCAGGATGAAATACGTCCAGAAAGCCAGTTGA
- a CDS encoding pyridoxal-phosphate-dependent aminotransferase family protein, which produces MDKLRLLTPGPTPLPEDVRLALARDMIHHRKANFKEIMDRVQQGLKYLFGTKEPVLILTSSGTGAMNAAVTNLFIPGEKVLVVEAGKFGQRWSEIAQAHGLEVVALPIKWGQAVKPRDVENALSRYPDIKGLLVQASETSTGVLHPVKDLAGLCRSSDRLLVVDGISAVGISPCPMDEWGIDCLVTGSQKGIMLPPGLAFISLSQKAWEKAQAAGPGNFYFNLLKEREKCLAGQTLFTPAINLIVALEECLKYFQKHGLDNIFKRQQAMTSLVRTGADSLGLELLAQENYTWGLTSIKLPPGVDGVKLLTRAASDYNVIMAGGQDHLKGRIVRMGHMGYVDWSDLLAGLYALRSCLIRCGGYSGADDYLERAMAAYEEVLGG; this is translated from the coding sequence TTGGATAAGCTGAGACTTTTAACCCCCGGCCCGACCCCCTTGCCCGAAGATGTCCGTCTGGCCCTGGCCAGGGATATGATTCACCACCGCAAAGCGAATTTCAAGGAGATCATGGACCGGGTGCAGCAGGGACTAAAGTATCTCTTCGGCACCAAAGAGCCTGTTCTGATTCTGACCTCTTCTGGAACCGGGGCCATGAATGCTGCAGTGACCAATCTGTTTATCCCGGGTGAAAAGGTCCTGGTGGTGGAGGCAGGAAAGTTCGGACAGCGATGGTCGGAAATAGCCCAGGCCCATGGACTGGAAGTGGTGGCCCTGCCCATAAAGTGGGGTCAGGCAGTCAAACCCAGGGACGTTGAGAATGCATTGTCAAGGTACCCTGACATCAAGGGGCTGCTGGTCCAGGCTTCTGAGACCTCCACAGGGGTTCTGCACCCAGTCAAAGATCTGGCCGGTCTGTGCAGGTCATCGGACAGACTGCTGGTGGTGGACGGAATATCAGCTGTGGGTATTTCCCCCTGTCCCATGGATGAGTGGGGAATAGACTGCCTTGTCACAGGTTCACAAAAGGGGATAATGCTTCCGCCCGGGCTGGCTTTTATCAGTCTGAGTCAGAAGGCCTGGGAAAAGGCTCAGGCTGCTGGACCTGGAAATTTTTACTTCAACCTGCTCAAGGAAAGAGAAAAATGCCTTGCCGGGCAGACCCTTTTCACTCCGGCCATCAACCTGATTGTGGCCCTGGAAGAGTGTCTGAAATATTTTCAGAAACATGGACTGGACAATATTTTTAAACGGCAGCAGGCCATGACCTCTCTGGTCAGGACCGGAGCCGACAGTTTGGGACTTGAACTGCTGGCCCAAGAAAATTATACTTGGGGCCTGACGTCCATCAAGCTTCCGCCCGGAGTGGACGGAGTAAAGCTGCTGACCAGGGCGGCCAGTGATTATAATGTGATCATGGCCGGAGGACAGGATCATCTCAAGGGCAGAATTGTCCGGATGGGACATATGGGCTATGTGGACTGGTCCGATCTCCTGGCAGGATTATATGCCCTGCGTTCCTGCCTGATCCGCTGCGGGGGTTACTCAGGGGCTGACGATTATCTGGAAAGGGCTATGGCCGCTTATGAGGAAGTCCTTGGGGGCTAA
- the polA gene encoding DNA polymerase I produces MLKEKLSLSKEPVFLIDGSSFLYRAFYAFPDLKRSDGFPTNAIFIVLRILIRLLREERPRYGAFFLDGKGPTFRNEIYDQYKAQRPKMPEDLAVQVKPLLEAVQLLGFRTFVSNGVEADDLIAGQASVLKNRHPVVIVASDKDLRQLLDDRVFLWDPGGKKEVLMTVEDFRRQTGLEPFQWPDFQALVGDSSDNIPGVPGIGPKTAASLLADHPTLEDLKHGFDQLAARDQKKLQDHLEVIFTYRQLTRLRLDCQNDVQASDLEIEKADHQKLLEFLQKYEFRSLARDLAGSVPKKERQLSFMSGMSGQKKRVSRQSGFPDMENLDQIGLYPVDQGFLLGAGDQEWEIQTGPEKMRKRLSGIRIYVFSLKDLARLDRAWIDPESKDFFDISLAAYLLNTEAREYDFEHIYRAYSREVDVPRENKGLAALLIGTLLDERLRSAGLDRLMQDLEMPLIPVLVRMESRGIGIDLEAFADFLGQVRQRLKELTKEIFSLAGKEFNIRSTQQTAEVLFDDLKLKTGRKTPGGAYSTSNTVLEAMRREHPVVGLILEYRTLEKLRSTYLEPLPGKVKADGRLHTTFNQLATATGRLSSSNPNLQNIPIRGEFGPRMRACFVPSADRVLVAADYSQIELRILAHMSGDPNLLDAFARGEDIHTRTAGLLFDQDISSVTPDQRRKAKTINFGLLYGMGPLKLSRELSISMEEAKEFIRIYFSKLGRVREFYDHIESLAKEKGYVTTIAGRRRLVPDINSRNANLAQQARRMAINTVVQGSAADIIKKAMLAVDMDQELAELGAELILQVHDELLIEVPEAGAKKAGQRLALIMSQVEKFDIPLAVEWGAGVNWAEAHQ; encoded by the coding sequence GTGCTGAAAGAAAAACTCTCCCTTAGCAAGGAACCGGTCTTTCTCATTGATGGAAGCTCTTTTCTGTACCGGGCCTTTTACGCTTTTCCCGACCTCAAGCGATCCGATGGTTTTCCCACCAACGCCATATTCATAGTCCTCAGAATACTGATCAGGCTCCTTCGGGAAGAGAGGCCCAGGTACGGTGCGTTTTTTCTGGATGGCAAGGGTCCGACTTTCAGAAACGAGATCTATGATCAGTACAAAGCCCAGCGCCCCAAGATGCCCGAGGATCTAGCTGTTCAGGTCAAACCCCTGCTGGAGGCTGTCCAGCTTTTGGGCTTCAGAACTTTTGTATCCAACGGGGTGGAGGCTGACGACCTGATAGCTGGTCAGGCTTCGGTTCTCAAAAACAGACATCCAGTGGTCATTGTGGCCTCAGACAAGGATTTGCGCCAGCTTCTGGATGACCGCGTTTTTTTGTGGGATCCAGGAGGAAAAAAGGAAGTCCTGATGACAGTGGAAGACTTTCGCAGGCAGACCGGTCTGGAGCCTTTTCAGTGGCCGGACTTTCAAGCCCTGGTGGGAGACAGTTCCGACAATATCCCCGGTGTCCCGGGCATAGGACCCAAAACCGCTGCCTCCCTGCTGGCGGACCATCCCACCCTGGAGGACCTTAAGCATGGGTTTGACCAGCTTGCAGCCAGGGATCAAAAAAAACTCCAGGATCACCTTGAGGTCATTTTTACCTACAGACAGTTGACCAGGCTCAGGCTTGACTGCCAGAATGATGTCCAGGCCAGCGACCTTGAGATTGAAAAAGCCGACCACCAGAAACTGCTGGAATTTTTGCAGAAATATGAATTCAGGTCTCTGGCCAGAGACCTGGCCGGCTCAGTTCCTAAAAAAGAAAGGCAGCTGTCCTTTATGTCCGGTATGTCCGGCCAGAAAAAGCGTGTTTCCAGACAATCCGGGTTTCCGGACATGGAAAATCTGGACCAAATCGGCCTGTATCCCGTTGACCAGGGCTTTTTACTGGGAGCCGGGGATCAGGAGTGGGAGATTCAGACCGGGCCTGAAAAGATGCGCAAAAGGCTTTCAGGGATAAGGATCTATGTTTTTTCCCTCAAGGATCTGGCCAGGCTGGACAGGGCCTGGATAGATCCTGAAAGTAAAGACTTTTTTGATATCTCCCTGGCGGCCTATCTTTTGAATACTGAGGCCAGGGAATACGATTTTGAACATATTTACCGGGCATACTCTCGAGAGGTTGATGTACCCAGAGAAAACAAGGGCCTGGCCGCCCTTTTGATCGGGACCCTTCTGGATGAACGCCTCAGATCCGCCGGGCTGGACAGACTGATGCAGGACCTTGAAATGCCTCTTATTCCGGTTCTGGTCAGGATGGAATCCAGGGGAATAGGGATTGATCTGGAGGCCTTTGCTGATTTTCTGGGTCAGGTCAGGCAGAGACTGAAAGAGCTGACTAAAGAGATCTTTTCCCTGGCCGGCAAAGAATTTAATATCAGATCCACCCAGCAGACCGCAGAAGTCCTGTTTGATGATCTCAAGCTGAAGACCGGACGCAAGACCCCAGGCGGTGCTTATTCCACTTCCAATACCGTGCTGGAGGCAATGCGCCGGGAACACCCTGTGGTCGGGTTGATTCTGGAATACAGGACCCTGGAAAAACTGAGGTCCACCTACCTCGAACCATTGCCGGGCAAGGTCAAGGCAGACGGACGGCTGCACACCACCTTTAATCAGCTGGCTACGGCAACGGGCAGGTTGTCCAGCAGCAATCCCAATCTGCAGAACATCCCCATCCGGGGGGAGTTCGGGCCAAGGATGCGGGCCTGCTTTGTCCCTTCAGCTGACAGGGTGCTGGTTGCGGCTGATTATTCCCAGATTGAACTGCGCATTCTGGCCCATATGTCAGGGGATCCCAACCTGCTGGATGCCTTTGCCAGGGGGGAAGACATCCACACCCGGACAGCCGGTCTGCTGTTTGACCAGGATATTTCGTCAGTCACCCCGGACCAGCGCAGAAAGGCCAAAACCATTAATTTCGGTCTGCTGTATGGAATGGGGCCCCTGAAGCTCAGCCGTGAGCTGTCCATATCCATGGAAGAAGCCAAGGAGTTCATCCGGATATATTTCAGCAAGCTGGGCAGGGTCAGAGAGTTCTATGACCATATTGAATCTCTAGCAAAGGAAAAGGGATACGTCACCACCATTGCTGGCCGGAGAAGGCTTGTACCGGACATTAATTCCAGGAATGCCAATCTTGCCCAGCAGGCTAGGAGAATGGCCATCAATACAGTGGTCCAGGGTTCTGCTGCAGACATCATCAAAAAGGCCATGCTGGCCGTGGATATGGACCAGGAGCTTGCAGAGCTGGGAGCTGAGCTGATCCTGCAGGTCCATGATGAACTGCTTATTGAAGTGCCAGAAGCCGGAGCAAAGAAGGCAGGGCAGAGGCTGGCCCTGATCATGAGTCAAGTGGAAAAGTTTGACATTCCCCTGGCAGTTGAGTGGGGGGCTGGTGTCAATTGGGCTGAGGCTCACCAATGA
- a CDS encoding DHH family phosphoesterase — protein sequence MAYFRNLGSRLKEMLELFKKDQRLLILINADPDALASAMALKRILYRKVQTVAIAHVNDISRPDNLAMIKLLRIPLFKLTPPLAAQYDRFALVDSQPHHHPDFEKHQFSVILDHHPLPKDKPAQADYLEINPDYGATSSLLTEYLYNLNIRPGKLLATALVYGIKTDTQSFERKFNDVDVRAFRYLTKFYNPLLLQKIVRSEFRKEWIKYFSLAFRKIKLLGHGSSIFMGKVESPDILVILADFFSRVHNISWGMVSGIHEDSLVVIFRGDGLRKDMGKMASQMFGDLGPAGGHKQMARAEIPLDKIDRQHAQQFILQRLAELNARKRTRGKQSAGNGFPISGDKESAERKTLP from the coding sequence ATGGCTTATTTTCGTAATCTCGGCAGCCGGCTCAAGGAGATGCTTGAGCTTTTCAAAAAGGACCAACGTCTGCTGATCCTTATCAATGCCGATCCGGACGCTCTGGCATCAGCCATGGCCTTGAAACGTATCCTGTACCGCAAGGTCCAGACCGTGGCCATTGCCCATGTTAATGATATTTCCAGGCCTGACAATCTGGCCATGATCAAGCTGCTGCGCATCCCTCTCTTCAAGCTGACCCCTCCCCTTGCAGCCCAGTACGACAGGTTCGCCCTGGTGGATTCCCAGCCCCATCATCATCCGGACTTTGAAAAACACCAGTTCTCGGTAATCCTGGACCATCATCCTCTGCCCAAAGACAAGCCAGCCCAGGCCGATTATCTGGAGATCAACCCTGATTACGGGGCCACCAGCTCCCTTCTGACTGAATATCTCTACAACCTGAACATCAGACCGGGCAAGCTTCTGGCCACTGCCCTGGTTTACGGGATCAAGACCGACACCCAGAGTTTCGAGCGCAAGTTCAACGATGTGGATGTCAGGGCCTTCAGGTATCTGACCAAGTTTTATAATCCCCTTCTTTTGCAGAAAATCGTCCGTTCTGAATTCCGCAAGGAGTGGATCAAGTATTTTTCCTTGGCTTTCCGGAAAATAAAGCTTCTGGGTCACGGCTCCAGCATATTCATGGGCAAGGTTGAATCACCGGATATCCTGGTCATCCTGGCTGACTTCTTTTCCCGGGTGCACAATATTTCCTGGGGCATGGTCAGCGGAATCCATGAGGATTCCCTAGTCGTCATCTTCAGGGGAGATGGACTCCGGAAGGACATGGGCAAAATGGCCTCCCAGATGTTCGGGGACCTGGGCCCGGCAGGAGGGCACAAACAGATGGCCAGGGCAGAGATCCCCCTGGACAAGATAGACAGACAGCATGCCCAGCAGTTTATTCTGCAGCGCCTGGCTGAACTCAACGCCAGGAAAAGAACCAGGGGAAAACAGTCCGCCGGTAATGGTTTTCCGATTTCTGGAGACAAGGAAAGTGCTGAAAGAAAAACTCTCCCTTAG
- a CDS encoding bifunctional adenosylcobinamide kinase/adenosylcobinamide-phosphate guanylyltransferase: MFSLILGGSRSGKSEAGLRLLEKEPGSLALVVTGKARDLEFNRQILEHKLARNPDIPVLEVDHGLGECLKNLGARVDAVLVDSIDFWVFNVFSREHPETYVHDFFNVLTMLQEKRLIFVSAEVGLGPVPASGYVRRFSRFLGQVNQRLAGICSEVTLVVAGLPVKIK; encoded by the coding sequence TTGTTTAGCCTGATTCTTGGAGGATCAAGGTCGGGCAAGAGTGAAGCAGGACTGCGCCTTCTGGAAAAGGAGCCGGGATCACTTGCCCTGGTGGTTACTGGGAAAGCCCGGGATCTGGAGTTTAACCGGCAGATCTTAGAGCATAAGCTTGCCAGAAATCCGGATATTCCGGTTCTGGAGGTGGATCACGGCCTGGGTGAATGCCTCAAGAACCTTGGCGCCAGGGTGGATGCGGTTCTGGTGGACAGTATTGATTTCTGGGTGTTCAATGTCTTTTCCAGGGAACACCCGGAGACGTATGTACATGATTTTTTCAATGTTTTAACTATGCTGCAGGAAAAGAGACTCATATTTGTATCGGCTGAAGTTGGACTGGGCCCTGTTCCGGCATCCGGCTATGTCCGCCGTTTTTCAAGATTTCTGGGCCAGGTGAATCAGAGACTGGCCGGGATATGCAGCGAGGTGACCCTGGTAGTGGCAGGTCTGCCTGTAAAAATTAAATGA
- the cbiR gene encoding cobamide remodeling phosphodiesterase CbiR, whose amino-acid sequence MSRKKFILGGTSYVVPGGIPENVQVLKELVSEVGLLFFDSKASLGYDQTDLPLVLGEMGLSYHVHLPLDLKWEKGVPEVFNVVSALVEKAAFLGPDKFVLHPPARAEQLEELAVLWQGSGLNPRSLLVENINGRDFSNLWEVIGSKGLGICLDIGHILAYDQEHILEKDLVWERTSLVHVYGREDHAGHAPLPVISETGKRTLQLILSQVREGTSVLLEVFSLEELLDSKEFLIQMADPWGMDFV is encoded by the coding sequence ATGAGCAGAAAAAAGTTTATTCTTGGCGGGACCTCCTATGTGGTTCCGGGTGGAATTCCTGAAAACGTCCAGGTCCTGAAGGAGCTGGTAAGTGAAGTGGGGCTGCTTTTTTTTGATTCCAAAGCCAGCCTCGGCTATGATCAGACAGATCTGCCCTTGGTTCTCGGGGAGATGGGGCTCAGCTATCACGTTCACCTGCCCCTTGATTTGAAATGGGAAAAAGGTGTTCCAGAGGTTTTCAACGTGGTTTCAGCACTGGTTGAAAAAGCAGCTTTTCTGGGACCGGATAAATTTGTGCTGCACCCGCCGGCCAGGGCTGAACAGCTGGAGGAACTGGCTGTTCTCTGGCAAGGTAGCGGTCTAAACCCCCGGAGTCTACTGGTGGAGAACATCAATGGCCGGGACTTTTCCAATCTCTGGGAGGTGATTGGATCTAAGGGACTGGGGATCTGCCTGGATATCGGCCATATTCTGGCCTATGACCAGGAGCACATCCTGGAAAAGGATCTGGTCTGGGAAAGAACTTCCCTGGTCCATGTCTATGGCCGGGAAGATCATGCCGGGCATGCTCCCCTGCCTGTGATCAGCGAGACTGGAAAAAGAACATTGCAACTCATTCTGTCGCAGGTTAGGGAAGGTACTTCGGTCCTTCTGGAGGTGTTCAGTCTGGAAGAATTGCTTGACTCCAAAGAGTTTTTGATTCAAATGGCTGATCCTTGGGGGATGGACTTTGTTTAG